The following coding sequences lie in one Miscanthus floridulus cultivar M001 chromosome 9, ASM1932011v1, whole genome shotgun sequence genomic window:
- the LOC136483284 gene encoding uncharacterized protein, which produces MPQSPSSRRGETELVDVDPNRPAAPAPAAPPPPGMVTTARDACFLWELRKYVLLQATLAASVTYSAGLSPPGGVWSDNDSSSTGTRLAGDPVLQVTYARRYETFFYFNATAFVASIVTINLLLMQSLSRHRGWLRALQAAMILNQLGLMGAYAAGSCRELAMSVYVVALVALVSSYVCAHILLFALCTLRRRGTGVDDAMPDEERGTVERSRKYLLIFATLVATVTYQAGLSTPGGFLSDSQDDDHLAGDPMLRGHHPDRFMGFFYFNTTAFVASLVVIMLLMSRTVTHHGFRSCALWVCTGAALIGLTGAFAVGSSRSVKTSIYVVALVVAVLSYISLQVLVFFCKPVENWVHNVQDTLQRYLKLDQIKSQDPRVRAVHDPQETAEADQLLQKSRMYLLLLGILAASVTYQAGLNPPGGFWQAKAADGVHHYLAGDPVLHNTYPRRYLVFFYCNATAFVASLVILILLLSNIFSTQGIKYCALQVSMIMDLLGLIGAYAAGSCRQVSKSVYVSVLVIPVFMYVGIHVMVFMLEVFPNIATWRKNVRDKLEESVPRWLKKLFELPAEEDENVKWKLEKRRKLLLLLAILAASLTYQAGLNPPGDFWQENKTGHVVGNPVLNDNYRRRYMAFFYCNATAFVSSLAIIMLLVNRKLSATGIQSHALSMCVILDLVGLMGAFAAGSSRKVSTSIYVLILVFAVLVCITLQVVLVVSESVQGLLQRLLTFFDITEGEVGFILPHRAANNGGPRDLWYEKLPKYLLLLAALAATVTYEAAMNPPGGLWDDGQTGHVAGDPVLRSSHPDRYKAFFYCNATSFMASLVIMVLLLIKRVCRAKQAILALHTAMILNLFGLMGAYAAGSCRRVRTSAYILALVIGVSVYIVVLVVVSIGVAKWLKGVMDELVERVIWCFSIEDL; this is translated from the coding sequence ATGCCGCAGTCCCCGAGCTCCAGACGCGGAGAGACTGAGCTCGTTGACGTTGACCCCAACCGGCCAGCTGCTCCGGCGCcggccgctcctcctcctcccggaatGGTCACCACGGCGAGGGACGCCTGCTTCCTCTGGGAGCTGCGCAAGTACGTGCTGCTGCAGGCCACGCTGGCGGCCAGCGTCACCTACTCGGCGGGGCTGAGCCCGCCGGGCGGGGTCTGGTCCGACAATGACAGCTCCAGCACTGGCACACGCCTTGCCGGCGACCCGGTGCTCCAGGTCACCTATGCCCGCCGCTACGAGACCTTCTTCTACTTCAACGCCACCGCCTTCGTGGCCTCCATCGTCACAATCAACCTCCTCCTCATGCAATCCCTCAGCCGCCACCGCGGGTGGCTACGCGCGCTCCAGGCCGCCATGATCCTCAACCAGCTCGGTCTCATGGGCGCTTACGCCGCTGGCAGTTGCAGGGAGCTGGCCATGTCCGTGTACGTCGTCGCCCTCGTGGCCTTGGTCTCCTCCTACGTCTGCGCCCACATCCTGCTCTTCGCGCTGTGCACCCTGAGAAGGCGTGGCACCGGCGTGGACGACGCGATGCCGGACGAAGAGCGCGGGACCGTGGAGCGTTCGCGCAAGTACCTCCTCATCTTCGCGACCCTCGTCGCGACAGTGACGTACCAGGCCGGGCTGAGCACGCCGGGCGGGTTCCTGTCGGACAGCCAGGACGACGACCACCTCGCCGGGGACCCCATGCTCCGCGGTCACCACCCGGACCGCTTCATGGGGTTCTTCTACTTCAACACCACGGCGTTCGTGGCATCTCTGGTGGTCATCATGCTGCTCATGAGCCGGACCGTGACTCATCACGGGTTCCGCTCATGTGCCCTCTGGGTGTGCACGGGTGCGGCCTTGATAGGGCTCACCGGTGCGTTCGCCGTGGGGAGCAGCAGAAGCGTCAAGACATCCATCTATGTCGTTGCCCTGGTGGTTGCTGTTCTGTCGTACATCAGCCTTCAGGTTCTGGTGTTCTTCTGCAAGCCTGTGGAGAACTGGGTCCATAACGTCCAAGACACGCTGCAAAGGTATCTGAAACTGGACCAGATCAAGTCACAGGATCCCCGGGTTCGTGCAGTGCATGATCCACAGGAAACCGCCGAGGCTGACCAGCTTCTCCAGAAGTCCCGCATGTACCTGCTTCTGCTCGGAATCCTTGCTGCGAGCGTCACATACCAAGCGGGGCTGAACCCGCCAGGTGGCTTCTGGCAAGCAAAGGCTGCTGATGGTGTGCATCACTATCTAGCCGGTGATCCAGTGCTTCACAACACGTATCCACGGAGATATCTGGTTTTCTTCTACTGCAATGCCACAGCCTTTGTCGCGTCGTTGGTTATACTTATCCTCCTCCTCAGCAACATATTCAGCACCCAAGGAATCAAGTACTGTGCATTGCAGGTCTCCATGATCATGGACCTTCTTGGGCTGATTGGCGCCTATGCTGCCGGAAGTTGCAGGCAAGTGTCCAAATCCGTGTATGTCTCCGTGCTTGTCATTCCAGTGTTCATGTACGTTGGCATCCATGTTATGGTGTTCATGTTAGAAGTCTTCCCAAATATTGCGACATGGAGGAAAAATGTGAGGGACAAGCTGGAGGAATCTGTGCCCAGATGGCTCAAGAAGTTGTTTGAGCTGCCGGCAGAGGAAGACGAGAACGTGAAGTGGAAACTGGAGAAGAGGCGCAAGCTTCTGCTGCTCCTTGCCATTCTTGCAGCCAGCCTCACCTACCAGGCAGGCTTGAATCCACCTGGCGACTTCTGGCAAGAGAATAAGACAGGCCATGTCGTTGGCAACCCAGTGTTGAATGACAACTACCGACGTCGCTACATGGCTTTCTTTTACTGCAATGCAACTGCCTTCGTCTCATCTCTGGCCATCATCATGTTGCTGGTGAACAGAAAGCTTTCGGCGACAGGAATACAGTCACACGCGCTCAGCATGTGCGTGATCCTTGACCTGGTTGGGCTCATGGGTGCATTCGCTGCTGGGAGCTCCAGGAAGGTATCCACATCCATATATGTCCTCATCCTGGTCTTTGCAGTTCTAGTCTGCATCACGCTCCAAGTTGTTCTGGTTGTGTCAGAGTCAGTTCAGGGTCTCTTGCAGAGACTCCTGACCTTCTTCGACATAACGGAGGGAGAAGTTGGCTTCATATTGCCGCATAGAGCTGCCAACAATGGAGGGCCACGAGATCTCTGGTATGAAAAGCTGCCCAAATACTTGTTGCTCCTCGCAGCACTTGCAGCGACTGTCACCTACGAAGCCGCCATGAACCCACCCGGTGGCCTCTGGGATGATGGCCAAACTGGTCACGTAGCCGGTGACCCGGTCCTTCGGAGCAGCCATCCAGATCGTTACAAGGCTTTCTTCTACTGCAATGCAACTTCCTTCATGGCGTCTCTTGTGATTATGGTCTTACTTCTAATCAAGCGAGTATGCAGAGCAAAGCAGGCCATCTTGGCGTTGCACACCGCCATGATACTGAACTTGTTTGGCCTCATGGGTGCGTATGCTGCCGGAAGCTGCAGGAGAGTGAGGACCTCTGCTTACATCCTGGCATTAGTGATAGGAGTTTCTGTATACATTGTTGTTCTTGTCGTAGTGTCCATAGGTGTCGCGAAATGGCTGAAAGGAGTAATGGATGAGCTAGTGGAACGAGTGATCTGGTGCTTCTCTATAGAAGATTTGTAA
- the LOC136479061 gene encoding disease resistance protein RPM1-like encodes MGGLGKTTLVANVSERAKVNFQSHVWIAMSKEYTAISLLERLIRNIGDKQEQMRKDKNIQELRTILNSKLKNHKTIVVLDDVWEKRTFLDIQDAFKDVGESHVIITTRLEDVAFLAQPTHRLELKPLDEKDAYDLFYKRAFANNENHKCPQDLKKLAKDIVQRCHGLPLAIVSIGILLSSRQQIPSTSLVLLWVAEGFAVKTEDSTAVEVAEVYLMGWIHRNMLQLVEKDELGRVSRCKMHDIVPDLAMSIAKKVWFGTTNDHESMTMVDAGIVRRLSATAGANIDKQMRLPHLRTLIAHGNTTSTSSPDTLWSILFESRYLAVLELQDSNITLVPRYIGKLFNLRYLGLRGTKNKFLPNTMKKLSNLQTLDVKSTIIERLPQGIVNVKKLRHLFRKSRNLRSISRQKLWGWRRCRRQGPNNILG; translated from the exons ATGGGAGGATTGGGGAAAACTACACTGGTTGCAAATGTTTCTGAAAGGGCCAAGGTCAACTTCCAATCTCACGTCTGGATAGCCATGTCCAAGGAATACACTGCAATATCCCTACTGGAAAGACTGATAAGAAATATTGGTGACAAGCAAGAGCAAATGAGAAAGGACAAGAATATCCAAGAATTGAGGACAATACtaaacagcaagctgaagaaccaTAAAACTATTGTGGTTTTGGATGATGTGTGGGAAAAACGGACATTTTTGGATATACAAGATGCATTCAAAGATGTTGGGGAAAGTCATGTTATCATCACGACAAGATTAGAAGATGTGGCTTTTCTTGCACAACCAACTCACCGACTTGAACTCAAACCCCTTGACGAAAAGGATGCATATGATCTTTTCTACAAAAGGGCCTTTGCCAACAATGAAAATCATAAGTGTCCTCAAGATCTTAAGAAGCTTGCCAAGGATATTGTGCAAAGGTGTCATGGCTTGCCACTAGCAATTGTCTCAATTGGCATTCTTCTGTCATCAAGGCAGCAGATTCCATCT ACTAGCCTTGTTCTGTTATGGGTTGCAGAGGGATTTGCAGTGAAAACTGAAGATAGCACAGCAGTAGAGGTAGCTGAGGTCTATCTGATGGGGTGGATCCACAGAAATATGCTACAACTTGTGGAGAAGGATGAGCTTGGCAGGGTGAGCAGATGTAAGATGCACGACATAGTGCCGGACTTGGCTATGTCTATTGCTAAGAAGGTGTGGTTTGGTACCACAAATGACCATGAATCAATGACAATGGTGGATGCTGGAATAGTTCGTCGCCTATCAGCAACGGCAGGAGCAAATATAGACAAGCAGATGCGACTACCTCATCTGCGGACCCTAATAGCACATGGAAACACTACATCAACATCATCACCGGACACGTTATGGTCAATTCTATTTGAATCGAGGTACCTTGCTGTTCTCGAGCTTCAAGATTCAAATATCACTCTTGTCCCACGATATATAGGGAAATTGTTCAATTTAAGATACCTTGGCTTAAGGGGAACAAAAAATAAGTTTCTTCCAAATACTATGAAGAAGCTATCCAATTTGCAAACTCTTGATGTCAAATCAACTATCATAGAAAGATTGCCACAGGGGATCGTAAATGTCAAGAAACTGAGGCACCTATTCCGGAAGAGCAGGAATTTAAGAAGTATCTCAAGGCAAAAGCTGTGGGGATGGCGGCGGTGCAGAAGGCAAGGGCCAAACAACATTCTAGGCTGA